In the Fusarium falciforme chromosome 6, complete sequence genome, CTCCTTGGAGGGTTGGCAGAGGAGAAGTTGAGCATCTTGGGAGGAGTCGGTATAAGATACTATAATGGGAGTAGTGGCAGCCGATACCCCACAGAGCAGGCCCTTCAGCGCTAACCTAATACAGTAATTCCAAAGAACGGCCGGGGTCAATTGCCTTTCTCGTCCTCTTGAGAGTGATCATTGGGCAGACCACGTAGTTCGGGGTGGCTTGCTATCAACGGCTAGAAGACAGATCTAAGAAGGCACTGCATTTCAACGTCTATTCTCTGCCCCTGATGGGGTGGTTCCAGAAACTAGGCGCTTCGAGAAAATATTCGGACATTGGAGACTCCGCAAAGATCCATCTTGGGGGATTTCGCAAAGATCTAGAGCTTATTGGCTGATGATAACATAGTAGATCTCACCCGGACCAGCCCAGGGCACTCTATCGAGAGCTCGAGTGCCTGACCACTAAGCCAGTGAAAGAACGGCGGAGACTACTTGAAAGTTAGCATATCCGTCTCTATACTGGAATTTGACGGTCTTAAAAGAGCAACCGTTTTATCCCAAGCTTGATTTGTAACAAATTTTCTCATCGGCGACTGATGTAGGCAAAGTGTCCGAACCTGACAAATGTCCCCGATATTCACCCCGGAGAGAAACCAGGATCGTGAATAATTCGCCTTGCCTCCGCACTTCGGGGACCATAGAAAGAAGTATCCGTTAATCTCCATTGACCAACAAGGTTCCGTCGAGttaagagatataaaggaCACATTGAAAGAAAGGGAGTAGGAAATGTTTTGGACAACACAGCCAGCAACCGAATCAATACACACATAGCACATACATACATCACAAAGCACagaaccaccaccatcatgacCGCACCTCTTGAACTGTTTGTTCTCCCCTGGGGAGTTTATCCTCGTCGAATTCTCCTCTACCTCTCTGAGAAAGGCATCCTCTCGTCGCCACTCATCAAAATCACCCCCGTCACCATCACCCAGCAAGGCATGTCCACTCCCGAAGGGAAGCCTCCGGGAACTGTCCCCATGCTTAAACTCCCCGACGGAACATTCATCAAGCAATCCGTCGCTATTCTCGAGTATTTCGAGGATATCTGCGCCGACCCTCAGAATGACTGGCAGAAAGAACTAGCCAAGGGGGCAAAGTCCAGCATGCGCGGAGAGACACCTGAACAAAAGGCGCGGATCCGCGACATGCTTTGTCTTTCAGATGAAGCATGCAGTCAGTTTGGATTCGCTTGTCACAAGGGAACGGCGCTTTTTACCGTGATGGAAACCACCAATGCTCTGACGGCCAAATTGTCCCTTGAGTATTGCAAGAAGAACCTGAGACTCTTGAGCCACTACTACGAGGGGGATGATCTGGAAGATGGTCGGCAGGTCACCATTGCGGATTGCGTCTTGTACTCGATGCTGCACTTTGCAAAGGATCTATACGGCCTTCATTTGGTGGACGATTTGCCCAATCTGCAACGGTTCTATGGAGCGTTTGAAAAGAGGGAGAGTGCTCAAGTCAAGGAGGATCACTTCCCTCAGGAAATGAAAGAGCTGGCGTGTCAATGGCTTCCAGTTGAGTAAACTATAACTTAGAAGTCGTACTGCTCGGGCCCTCGGCATCGAGTTGACAGTCCAGAGCACCCATTGGTTTATCAATCTGAATAGGTAGTCAAAATTGCAAATCAGCCATGTGCAGAAAACCGGGTTAGATCAAATCGACGCTTGAATGTTCCGTAGATCCTTCAAACCCGTGTCGACAAAGTTCATAGCCACCATGATCCTATCCGCCTCATCATTGATCACATAATCATTCGGCTCTTCATCCAAATCCTCCCCCTTGCGGTCTAGACACGTCAAGAACTCGCACACAGCGCGGGTCATCTTTGTCCCCGCTTCAGCAGGGATCAGACTTTCGCTCATGGAAAGAAGGATGGCTTTGTTCTTGTTTGGGAACTTGGTGTAGTAGTCCCCAGGGTCAGCTTCGTTTGGTCGAAAGCCAAGACGCGTAAACGTCTCGACGAATGCGGGACAGACGAATGGAGGCGTGGGCCGCAGGACACTCTCCCAGAGGATTATCTCTAGCATACAGACGCCTAAGCTGTAGACATCGTGTGCCATTGAGTACTCTCGTTCTGCGGTTGGGAGCTGGCGCTCTGGATGCTGATAGATCTTGCGCTGAAGAGTCACGTCGCCGGTCAACCGTGTCACGCCCTGCTCGACCTCTCGGGCGTATTGCCATCCACAAAGACTCAGTGCAGGTATATTCTCCCAGGGTCGTGCAGTCGGTGACTGGAAGGCCTCAGGTGGGTGGATCAGAATATTTTCCGGTCGAATGTTCTTGTGGACCAAGCCAAGCAGTTGAGTCTGGAGGACGGCAGCGGCAAGCTGATAGCAAAGATCGACTCGGAAGTTCAGTGAAGGCTTGGATGGACAAGTCGCCATATATGCCGAGAGCGTCGCCGGAAATCCCGCTTCAAAAGGACCTCGAAAAATCAGCTGAAAATGACCGCCATCGCGACCCGGCTCGTCTCGGTACCCAAGAAGAGGCAGGATTCCAGTATGAGATTGGAGTTCAGAAAGCTTCGAGGAGAGTATTTCGATGCTCTCTCTTGCTTCATCCTTAGTTTCCAACAGATACGGCTTAGATTCCAGAAGGTACCATTGGATATCCTGAGAAGCTGTTGATCTCCCTCCGATGACGAAGGTCGGATCGTTTCCGACGGCCTCGATGATTGTAAAGTCCCTAGAGGAGAGATAGAGTGGAGATAGATCCTTGAGATGCTCACGAAGCATCATCACATCGTCGCGGAACTCGTTTCTCAGTCGCGTGAGCACGCCGCTGCTGCCGATCCGTATCAACTCATTACGAGCTTCTAGTCGTGACCATGAGTCCCAAATCGACGAATTCGATGTCACGAGGCTCATGAGCTGGTCTACCCGTCCCAGTTGTTCTTTGAATCGCTCCCAGGTCCTGACAAGCCGCTCCCGGTGCTCCGGCATGATGGTGCGGCTTCTGAAAACTGGCCGGGCCAACTCGATGATGAGAGTGAGTTGGTCCTTTCGGTCATCCAAGGCGAACACGCTTAGCTCCTGAGCCAAAGGAGCGAGTCGTCTCTTGTCCTCAACCCGTCTGTAGATCCGGTAGCCGTACTCTGCCAAGACCGGGCCGGCAGATACGGCGGAGAGGGCTAGGCCAGCGATCTCCATGCTGACGATCGGCAAATCTTTTAAATGACTACTGAGAGATGCGTGGTGTTGTGAACGAACGCTGGTCGACTGATTTGACAGTATCCAGCGGGAAATAACGAAGCATCGTTTTCAACCACGAGGTCAAGTTATCTGTCTTCCCGATACCCGAGCCTGATTTCACTTCCTGATAGCGTATTGGCTACATTATGAGTAAATTATGCATATCGTATCACCTAAGCCCCGCGCAGTCTTGCCACCAGCCAAGGCAACCTCCATTCTCCCCTCTATGACATGCTCTTGACACAAAGTGAATGTCTATCGAGCCGCTGCGACAGCCATGGATACCTTCGGACCAACCGCATCCTCATTCTCATCATTCGCCTTTGCACAGGCTGGGATCTTTCTTTTCCAATTCAACCCGGAAACTGACAAGCCTGTCTTTGCCGATCCAGAGTTGCTACCAGAGTTGAAGAACCTCCGCCTTGGCCATTCTCTCATCCGAGACGCTCTCGAGAAATACCCCGATAATTCTTTCCTCCGCTTGCCTGATCTACTTGAAGATCTAGCTCTGTACACCAACGCGGTTCGCAAGTGCAGTGCCACAGCCCAGCATCTTCGCCTACAGAGTGACCCGAAATATCTCAAGGATGCTCGCCTTCTCTCGCGGCAGCATGATCTTCTGGAAGCATTGCGAGAGGCTCGGAGACACTCGGAGAAGTTACAATATCGTTGTGATGAGGACGCATCGCTGTCAACCCGACTCAATGTGACGAGTAAAGAGGTGCAAAGTTGGCTAGATGACTCTATAGATCAAGATGGTCTGGACACGGGGTCATCACTCAACCCTGGGCTTTCTCTCGACCCTGATATCCTTTGGAAATGGATAGCCCGGGATCAGAACCTCTTGTGGTGCACAAGCACAAGTAAGTGGCTCTAGCCGGCCGCTGTTGCTGCTAACGCTTATGCTCGCAGGCACTAATTCAGACaatgagagaagagaagtcCTTAGGTTAGAAGCATACGTCTATCGTTTCACCGTACTATATGACCTAACTAAGGCGTGATAGCTTAGCGGTCGCCCGTCAGCTTTTGAGCTCTAGAAAAGGCTTTGTTGGTTACACCTACTTCTGCCATGCCTCCAAAGACCTAGAACCCACCCATTCTCTCTGCAAACTATTGGGGCAAAATGTGGCCTCTCAAGGAATGCAACCATCGACTGTCTTGAAAGGCTGGTTCCTCAGTCACAAGGATACTCGGCCTTCACTGGAAGACTCCCGGCGGATGCTCCTTCATGAATTAcggcagaagaagagggcttACTTGATCTTTTCTCTCACAGCTGCAAGCCGGGATGACCTGGAGGCTTTTCTGCCTATCTTTCAAGACGTTCTGCAAATAGATTGCAAGCTTTTCGTGATAATCCCGTGTTCTTTGCCAGCTCAGCTGAAGGCAGAAGGCTGGATTCAAGTCACAGAAGCGGATTTCCAAGACGAGGTCGCCGATAATGATCGTGCCTGGCAAGCCAGCGGGCATCTAAGATCTATAGGGAGGGGCGGCCTGGCGACTCCACCAAGAAGAATGAGGCATCAGCTGGATATACTGGAACCAActccccaagaagaagattcaGCACTTCCGAAAGCGATCAGGCAGTTTTTAGATGCGCCGAATGATCTTTCAGTATGCATAGCGGACGGGGGAGGCCTGAGCGAGCAAATTCAATTGGACACCATGCTGAGGGAGCTGATTAGTGACGCAACCCCCGCGGCCAAGGTTTCATTGAAGATGTTGATATGGCTGGCGTTTACTCAGAGTGGACTCACGCTCGGCCAGCTCCAAGCTGCTGTTGCGGATGATCCCAACCATCTCGCTGTCCTCAACGGCACGAATCCTTTAAAACGGCTGGATTACTTTCTCCAGTCAAAACAGGGGGCTCAGGGCAACGATACCATCCACATAACCCGAGTCCACATGGGCTGGTGCTTGCGGCGGTGGCTTTGCGACAAAGAAGGAATACATACTGATGGTCCAGATGCTCTGATCGCCGAGCGATGTCTATCCTACATCAGCTCAGTGTTCAACTTAACGGACCTCCCAGAAGACGACGGTGAGCTCGACACATGGGCTGGTCGTTATCCCTCCTCCGATATGCCGGCTCCAATTGGGCAACACACGCTCGGAACGTGAAGTCACCTTCAGACCAACATACAGGCCTCATTGAGTCCTTGCTAGAGTCTCGACACGTGGAGGTAATTTGTGCCTTGATGCTTTCAGGATCAGAAAAGCCTGCCAGACGTCATAGAGGAGCATACCAGAAAATGACAGGACTACACCTCGCCTCCGCCTTTGGATTGGTGAATGTGGTCTCGCGAATGATTGGATCTGGGAAGTTCAGTCTTCGTCTTCGGACTGATGATGGCTGGACTGCACTTCACTGGGCCGTTGAAAAAGGTCGTGAGGACGTTGCAGCTTTCCTTCTAACCTTACCAGACAAGGAGTCTTTCATATCTTGCAAGACAAACTCAGAAGGCTGTACAGCACTGCATATTGCGGTCAAACACCTCCGCGCTGCAATGGTGAAGGTGAtactcaaggccaaggccgacgcCAACGCCCAAGATAGCCGGGGTAGAACCCCTCTCTACTTAGCTGTTTGGAGTGTCCAAGAGGACTTTGTTGAGAAGTTGTTATCCAGCGGTGCTGATCCCAACATTCCAAGCATTTACGGAACGGCACTGCATTGTGCTGTGAGGCGAGGGGCACCtagcctcgtcctcgtccggGCACTGATATCAGCCAGCGGCTCTCGCATTGATCTCGATACCAAAGATGTCCTTGCACTAACGCCCCTGGAGGAAGCACAGGCGAGGGGGCGTGATGATGTGGCGGCGATTCTCCTTGAGGCGGGAGCAAAGCCGTCATTAGATTTGATCTTGACCCAAGCATACATCCTGGGCAGTCATCAGGGCCTTTCTTCGAAGGAGAGCTGGCAGGCCTATGAAAACGATTTGGTCCTCTCATGCCAAATCAAACAGGGCAACCAATGTACCTGTCATGTTCTCAAATCGCAGAAGCAAAAACTAGGGCACGCAGAAGGTCAAGTGATGCTCGAACATAAGTTTGAGGGGGATGCGGCACCGCCGACAGTGAGTTCGCTAGTGTTTCTTCAGGAGGGTACACCCCCGGCTAATCCCTTTTAGCGAGTGTTCCGGAAAACGTTTGACCTAGCGAGTGATGTGCAAGGGCAGGTTCAGAAGTACTTGCTGTCTGAATGGCAGATTCTTTTCAAGCTGCGACATCCACACATTGTCCGATACATTGACTCTGACGAAGATCCTTACCACAACGAGTTTCTACTCTATATGGAATTCTGCGACAAGGGAGATGTTGAATCCTTCCATGGGATTCAACTGAGGGATTTGACAGCCAGAGAGAACAAGCGATATGGGTTCGTCGAGGACGAGACAAGATTAAACCTGAGGCCGCTGAGTGGCGTCGAGATCTGGGCAATGATCTGGCAAATGGCTTCAGCCTTAGCCTATCTCCATTACGGCTTGTCTATCAGGCGGAAGAACGGACTATACGCCGCCAGTCTGGAGGGACAATGGGCTTATATCATTCACCGCGATGTCAAGCCAGCCAACAGTGAGTATGTTGAGCGTCTGAGTATAGTGGGGCTAATCATAAATACAGTTGTGATGCATGGTGCTGAAAAGGACAAGTTCCTCTTCAAGCTATGTGATTTGGGAATCGCAAGCCACGCTGGACTGGGGCCAGATCAGAACCAAACCCAACTGATTGGAAGCTCAGGCTTGCAACCTCCAGTAGGTAGACTCTTGGCGTGCTGCAGTGGATGAAGCGATGTTTGAAGGCATCTGGTGTTCAGACAACTAATGGCACACAGGAAGTTAGACAGGGGGAGCTGTGGACAACCAGGGGCGACATGTTCTCACTTGGAGGTAGGTATCTCCTAAGCAGGAGCCTTGGTTGAAGAAACATACTGACAAACTCTTATATAGAGACAATCAGATTAACCGCCAAGGCAAAGGATGAGCTGCTCAACTGTCAAGCATTCAAGAGTTTTCTAGACGGGGCTCGTGGAATCGACGAAGACTCAAGACCGACCAGCCTCGAAGCGATGGAAATTGCCTATGGAAACCTACGAAAAGCCCCTGGAAGCTTCTCAGAACTGCCACGAGCTGTGGTTGAAGAAATGCGTTCCGTGCATCAGGTGCTCGGCCGCTGGGGCGGGAGCTATTTATTACAATCATTCCTACTCACCGCCGAACTGTTAGACAGCTCACAGCCATTCCAACAGGGCTTGCCTACAGACGATCGCAAAAATCTTGTTAAACGGTTGTGGCTACTTCTAGATGATGGGGCCGCAGAAACATTCACGGGAAGATACGAGCTTCCTGCGCACTTGTTGATTCTACTAGAAGGTCGGTCTGCAGAGGAGAAGCAATCGAGAGAACTAGACCTAGACAGGGTCCTGAAAACTTCCGCCAACGTCAATCATCAATGGGTCAAGTCAGGTTGGTCGGCGCTTCATATCGCAGCACAGGAAAGAAACCTCTCTGCTCTCAAGACACTGCTGCGGTATGAGGCAGAGGTTGATTTGGAGGATAAACACGGAATGACGGCAAAGGATTACGCTAAAGAAAATGGCTTCGGTGAGATGCTGGTACTTTTGGAACAAACTGAGAAAGCCGTTGTTGAGCAGCACGGAGAGGTGAGAGGAAacacgaggaagaggatgaggctggtgTGAACGTTGGTGCAGTGTTTCGGATCTATGAACACAAAGGGACTGGTCTCTCAGTCAAGGATAGGAATAGAATCCATAGAAATAGATTAATTTTCgaagaatatataaaggaAGGATATACCAGTCGTTTTACGCTCTTTGTTGCAGGGTAAACGTCTTCAGCCGCGCAAGACATGAGAACGGCATAGAAAAGGTAGTTTAGTTCTTCTCAAATATTGGAGATGAGTATGTATACAGTGAAGAAATCAATGATAAATGGATTATCCCGCATTGATACAATTTTCTATCTTCTTACATCCGATTTGATTGTTCTTTAGGGGAGTTTGAGCTATCGCCAGTGTGCAAGTGTCTCGTTTTTTCCGTGCCCCAGGTTGAAGCAAGCTCCACCCGACGACTCCACAATGATTGGACGGAGCTTTTCCTAACCTGACGTAACAGTCGAGCTTCAACTTGACATCCCCATCACAATTCAATACCTCCATTCTATTCTTTGTCGCGCAGTCCTTTGTGCCCGTCACAATGGACGGTCTCGACGAATTCGAAAAGACTCTTGCCGCCGAAAAGGCAGAGCGCGAACGTTCAGAACGCGACCGCGACCAGAGGAAGCATCGCAAACACAGACATCACCATCGACACGAGTCGGACAGAGATCGAGATCGCGACAGGGATAGAGATAGGGATAGGTATCGGCATCGTCGGCAtcgtgatgatgaggacgatggACACAGACACAAGCGCTCACGGCACTCgcgcgacgatgacgagcatCGATCACGACATCGACATCACGACGAGCGACACCAAAAGACATCAGATCCTCAAGAAGACCTCCCCATCCTCGACGAAGAGAAGCCACGCAGTGAAGATACAGTCGATAGATCAGAGCCTCTGACGCGAGACTCCTGGATGACGGCACCCTCCGCCCTTGAAGTTGACTACATCCACCGACCAGACAAGGCCAAGTCGCCCCCTCCAAAAGTCGAGCCGAAGCGAGTCGTTTCCAAGCGAGAGATCAATGTCCACATCAACGATATCAACGAGGGCAAGAAACTCGACGAGCTTGACATTCCCAAGGAACGA is a window encoding:
- a CDS encoding Protein kinase domain-containing protein, which codes for MTGLHLASAFGLVNVVSRMIGSGKFSLRLRTDDGWTALHWAVEKGREDVAAFLLTLPDKESFISCKTNSEGCTALHIAVKHLRAAMVKVILKAKADANAQDSRGRTPLYLAVWSVQEDFVEKLLSSGADPNIPSIYGTALHCAVRRGAPSLVLVRALISASGSRIDLDTKDVLALTPLEEAQARGRDDVAAILLEAGAKPSLDLILTQAYILGSHQGLSSKESWQAYENDLVLSCQIKQGNQCTCHVLKSQKQKLGHAEGQVMLEHKFEGDAAPPTRVFRKTFDLASDVQGQVQKYLLSEWQILFKLRHPHIVRYIDSDEDPYHNEFLLYMEFCDKGDVESFHGIQLRDLTARENKRYGFVEDETRLNLRPLSGVEIWAMIWQMASALAYLHYGLSIRRKNGLYAASLEGQWAYIIHRDVKPANIVMHGAEKDKFLFKLCDLGIASHAGLGPDQNQTQLIGSSGLQPPEVRQGELWTTRGDMFSLGETIRLTAKAKDELLNCQAFKSFLDGARGIDEDSRPTSLEAMEIAYGNLRKAPGSFSELPRAVVEEMRSVHQVLGRWGGSYLLQSFLLTAELLDSSQPFQQGLPTDDRKNLVKRLWLLLDDGAAETFTGRYELPAHLLILLEGRSAEEKQSRELDLDRVLKTSANVNHQWVKSGWSALHIAAQERNLSALKTLLRYEAEVDLEDKHGMTAKDYAKENGFGEMLVLLEQTEKAVVEQHGEVRGNTRKRMRLV
- a CDS encoding Protein kinase domain-containing protein; translated protein: MEIAGLALSAVSAGPVLAEYGYRIYRRVEDKRRLAPLAQELSVFALDDRKDQLTLIIELARPVFRSRTIMPEHRERLVRTWERFKEQLGRVDQLMSLVTSNSSIWDSWSRLEARNELIRIGSSGVLTRLRNEFRDDVMMLREHLKDLSPLYLSSRDFTIIEAVGNDPTFVIGGRSTASQDIQWYLLESKPYLLETKDEARESIEILSSKLSELQSHTGILPLLGYRDEPGRDGGHFQLIFRGPFEAGFPATLSAYMATCPSKPSLNFRVDLCYQLAAAVLQTQLLGLVHKNIRPENILIHPPEAFQSPTARPWENIPALSLCGWQYAREVEQGVTRLTGDVTLQRKIYQHPERQLPTAEREYSMAHDVYSLGVCMLEIILWESVLRPTPPFVCPAFVETFTRLGFRPNEADPGDYYTKFPNKNKAILLSMSESLIPAEAGTKMTRAVCEFLTCLDRKGEDLDEEPNDYVINDEADRIMVAMNFVDTGLKDLRNIQASI